The Gemmatimonas sp. genome includes the window GTCGGTCTCAAGATCGAGATCGAGCAGAAGAGCGGTGCCGGCGGCACGGAGAAGCAGCTCGAAGGCGCGCGGGCCCATCCGATCGTGCAAACCGCGGTCGATATCAATCGCGCGCTCGGCATGACCCCGGGTATGCCTGGCGCATCGGAAGCCGTGGCCACGGGGGCTACCGATGCCAACCCCGGCGTGGTGCGCAAGATTCCGAGCATCGCCATCGGCGGTTCGAAGGCCAGTGGTGCGCATCAACTCACCGAGTTCGCGCTCGCCTCCAGTGCGCTGCCGTCCACCAAGCTGCTGTACCTGCTCACGGCCACGTTCGCGGATGGCATCAAGATCGTGCCGCCTGCCAAGATCGTGCCGTGATCCAATCGTACGAAAGCAGCACAATTGTGACAGGAATCGGGGCTGTGTGATGCGACGACGCAGAAACCCACGACGATTCGACGCTCGCCCGTTGCGCCCCGGCGTCATACAGAGGATGTTCCAAGGGTAAGAACTTGTGTGAACACCCCCGTCCGTCGGCGTTTTGACGTGATGTGTGCGATGTGACGGCGGCGATCTCCTGCGCGCAGCTGTGCTCTCTTTCAGGAGATTTGCTTGTGACCACCGCTGCTGCCACACCCGCGCCGACGCCCGCGTCCATCCCGACGTCGACCGAGTACCACAAGGCGCTGCGACTGTTGTACGTCGCCAATACGATTTCCGATGCGCAGTGGAGCATGCTTCGTGCGCATTGTCTGGCCCCTGATTACACGCTCACAACCGTCGAACTCGCCGAGGCAGCTGGCTTCGAGAAGCCGGGTGCCGTGAACCTGAACTACGGCCGGTTTGGCGCGAAGTTGGCCGGACGCCTGCTGTACACCGTCCCGCCCAAGGAGCCGCAGGCGTCGGTGTTCGCCACATTCGCCGAAGGTGGCGCCGAAGCGCCGCAAACGCGTTGGACGCTGCGCCCTGAGATCGTCGCCGCGGTAAAGCTATTGAACTGGTTTCCGCGATTGGCCAAGCACAAGACGGCCTGACCTTTCCAACTCTTCGCTACACCACGTCGGCGAGAATTTGTCGTAACGTGGTGAGCAGGCGATCAGCGGCGTAGGGTTTCGGCAAGAAGTGTGAAATGCCGAGTCCTACGCCGTGTGCGTTTGCGTCCAGACCGCTGGCGGCAATGATGCGCACGCTGGAATTCATCTTGCGAAGCACACGAATCGTGGCCGGTCCGTCCATCACCGGCATCATCATGTCGGTCAGCACCACTGCAATCTCGGCGCTGCGGCGCGCATAGATCGCCACTGCCTCCGCGCCATCAGCCGCCACCACCACGCGATAGCCGAAGGCCTCGAGGGTTTGCTGCGTGATCTGTCGGACGGCCGGTTCGTCGTCGACCACGAGAACGAGTTCACCGTGACCGCGCGGCAGCTCGATGACCGGCACGCCACGCTCTTCCGTGGCTTCGGTGCGTGCGGGGATGTACACGTTGAACTTCGAGCCGCGTCCCACCTCGCTGTACGCGCGAATGAATCCACCATGACTCTTCACGATCGCCATCGACGTGGACAGTCCGAGTCCAGTCCCCTTGCCGACTTCCTTGGTCGTGAAGAACGGATCGAAGATGCGCTCCAGCATATCGGCCCGGATGCCCGCACCGCTGTCCTCGACCCGAAGCACGACGTAGCACCCGGGCTTCGCATCCAGATTGATGCCGGCATAGCGCGTGTCGATCGTGATGTTCTCAGCCGCCAGTGTCAGCGTGCCGCCGCCGGGCATCGCGTCGCGCGCATTCACGCACACGTTGAGCAACACCTGATGCAGCTGAGTCGCATCGCCGACGACCCGCCACAAATCAGGCGGTATATGGCTGCGAATCTCAATGTGCTTGAGGAACGTGTCCGTCGTGATCTTCTCGATATCGTGCACGAGATGCGACACATCCATCTCGAGCCGCTGTCCCTCCACGCCCCGCGCGAACGACAGCACCTGCCGCACCATCTCCGAGCCGTGACGCGCACTGCCCTCGATGATGCCGATCAGCTCCTGACTTTCGGCATCGGGGAACGACATCTTCAGCAGTTCGAGTGAGAGCATGATCGGCCCCAGCACATTGTTCAAGTCGTGGGCAATGCCCCCGGCCAGTGTGCCAATTCCTTCCATGCGCTGCGCGCGCAGGAACTGCTGCTCCAGCTTCTTCCGGTCGGAAATATCACGCGTAAACGTCGATACACCGATCACGGTGCCGTTCGCGTTGCGAATGGGTGAGGCCGTGACGGACACGTCGATCAGCCGGCCGTCCTTGGTCACGCGGAGCGTCTCGAAGTGCTCGACACTCTCGCCGCGGGACACGCTGGCGATGAGACGATCCTCTTCCGATTGGCGATCGAGCGGAATCAGCCGCGTGATCGACATACCGACCATCTCCTCGGCCGCATAGCCGAAGATCTTCTGCGCGCCACGATTCCAGCTCGTGATGATGCTGGACATACTCTTGCCGATGATCGCATCGTCGGATGAGGCTACGATACTCGCCAGACGCTCGGATTCCAGTTCCGCCCGTTTGCGGTCGCTGATGTCCTGAATCGTGCCGTACAACGACTCGACGTTGCCCGCGTCATCCTTGCGGGGAAGCGCCATCACCTGCGCCACGACCTGTTCACCGTCCGGTCGCACGATGGTCAGCTCGTATTCCTGGGGCACTCCCGTCGCGATGGCCGCCGCAATGTGCGCCTGCTGCACACGCAGGCTGTGCGAGTCATACATGGCCCCCAGCTCGTCGGGATCAGTGGGCAGGCCCGCATCGGGGTCGCGCCCCATGATCTCGAAGACCTGCGCCGACCAGACGATCTGCCCAGTCGTGATATCCCATGACCAATCGCCGATCCGGGCAATACGCTGCGCCTCGTTCAAGCGCTCCACGGCCGACTGCTCGGTCATCTGCGAGCGCTTGCGTTCGGTGATGTCGACCACGATGCCGGCCATCCGAGTGGGTGCGCCGAGATCATCGAAGTACACGCGCCCTTGGGTCCAGAGCCAATGCACCGACCCGTCTGGCCAGGTCGTCCGGAACTCGTCGTTGTACTCGCCGGCACCCGCTAGTGCCCGCTTAAAACAGGCGTCGACACGATCGCGGTCGGCGGGAACGATATGCGCCAGAAACGTGTCGTAACTCCATTCCGGCAGCAGGTCGTCATATCCGAAACACTGGTCGTGTCGCAGCGACCGGTGCGCCCGATTCGTGCGCAGGTCGAGGCTCCAGTCGCCGATATCGGCCGCCTCCAACGCGAAGTTCAGGCGCTGCTGGCTTTCGCGCGCCACGCGTTCAGCGACGCGCAGCGCATGCGCGTCCTCTTCCGGCCCGGTGACGTCGACGTGCATGATCACGGCGCCGGCCTCACCATCGAGCTGGATAGGCGCGGCCAGCATGCGAAACCACCGTGGCTCGCGCGGCGCGTGACAGGGATAGTCGAGGACGAACTCGGACAGCTCGCCCCGCAGCACGGCTCGGATACCCGTGGCGGCGTCACGCGCCTCGATCGCTTCCTCCCCGGTGGCAGCATCGCACACGGTGAGATAATTGTCGCCGACGCAGAACTGGAGTGTGGAGAGCGCATTCGCCACGCCGAAGCGTCGCCATGCGTTGTTCACGTAGAGCATCACGCCACGCGCGTCGAGGATGGTCACGTGCGCAGGTAAGCCATCGAGCGCGGCAGCGAATGCCGGCATCGACGCAAAGCCGACTGGAGCGACCCTCGTGTCGCCGAAAACGCCGGCTACCGCGTCGGCCGCACGAGCGAGCCCATCGTCGATCGTCATGGTGCTCCACCACAGATGATTCCAGCCGACTTCGCTGGGTCGTCCCAGGAAGCTCGGCGAGTGACGGCCTCCTCCGCGCCTTCAACTATAGTATCGACATCGTACACGGTTTCATCCAGTAGGACAAAACAGAATCCGTCCACTCTGAACCGACTTTCATGATTGCCTACCGAAACGGCAGCGGCCCGCTCCCGCTTCGCAGCTCACGTACCATGCGGTCGTCGCCCGTGAGCTCCCAGTACACGAGGGACACCGGGATCATGCCCACCGTGTTCACTTCATCGAAGAAACGCTTCATGGTGAACGCATCACCAAGCTGTCGTGCGCGCTCGGCCATCGTTTCTTCCATGAGTCGACCACCCGTGACGTAGCTGGCGCCGTAGCCCGGCTGCCGCAGATACAGGTGCTGCTCGAAGCCCAGCAGCGGATCGCGACGCATCCAGCCGCGCGGCGTCCAGCGCACGTGCATGTCGGCCGCTTCGGCCATCGTGAGCGTATTGGCGTGCGCGTAGAGATTGCCAAGTCCACGCGCGGCGCGCGCCGCCAGCATCGTCCATACGATTTCGCGTGAGCGCGGCGACTGGTCATAAAGGCCAGCCTGCATCATCCACTCTTCCATCGACGTGGCCATACCCTCGGCTCGGCTCATCCACACGTTGTACAGCAATGGCGTGCGGCGGATCGGGCTCGCGTGCGGATGCTCGCGGAAACGGCCGTTGTCCCACCAATGCCACAAGTGCGTCCAGAGCGTCCGCGGATCGCGATGCGTGGCCTGCGAGAAGAAATTGCGCGTGGCCTCGGGTGAGTACGACTGAAAGCGTTCGCGCAGCGCGCGCTCCATCCACGGCTCAACCGTCACGATGCCTTTGTCGCGGAAGAACTGCATGTAACGCGGGAGCGCGTCGGCCTGCAGGGTCGCGAACTCGGCGGCCGATGTGGCGACCGGCATCGGTGGCAGTGCGGCGTTGCGCGTTTCCTCGAGGCGAAGCGACGCGTGGGCGCGGGCGAGTTCGCGACGGGTGATTGTGACTTCGTCCTCCCATGTGAGCGGCACCAGCAGCACGTTCTTCAGGAACCATGTGTACTGTTGCGTGCCGATGCCGGAGGGACC containing:
- a CDS encoding PAS domain S-box protein, encoding MTIDDGLARAADAVAGVFGDTRVAPVGFASMPAFAAALDGLPAHVTILDARGVMLYVNNAWRRFGVANALSTLQFCVGDNYLTVCDAATGEEAIEARDAATGIRAVLRGELSEFVLDYPCHAPREPRWFRMLAAPIQLDGEAGAVIMHVDVTGPEEDAHALRVAERVARESQQRLNFALEAADIGDWSLDLRTNRAHRSLRHDQCFGYDDLLPEWSYDTFLAHIVPADRDRVDACFKRALAGAGEYNDEFRTTWPDGSVHWLWTQGRVYFDDLGAPTRMAGIVVDITERKRSQMTEQSAVERLNEAQRIARIGDWSWDITTGQIVWSAQVFEIMGRDPDAGLPTDPDELGAMYDSHSLRVQQAHIAAAIATGVPQEYELTIVRPDGEQVVAQVMALPRKDDAGNVESLYGTIQDISDRKRAELESERLASIVASSDDAIIGKSMSSIITSWNRGAQKIFGYAAEEMVGMSITRLIPLDRQSEEDRLIASVSRGESVEHFETLRVTKDGRLIDVSVTASPIRNANGTVIGVSTFTRDISDRKKLEQQFLRAQRMEGIGTLAGGIAHDLNNVLGPIMLSLELLKMSFPDAESQELIGIIEGSARHGSEMVRQVLSFARGVEGQRLEMDVSHLVHDIEKITTDTFLKHIEIRSHIPPDLWRVVGDATQLHQVLLNVCVNARDAMPGGGTLTLAAENITIDTRYAGINLDAKPGCYVVLRVEDSGAGIRADMLERIFDPFFTTKEVGKGTGLGLSTSMAIVKSHGGFIRAYSEVGRGSKFNVYIPARTEATEERGVPVIELPRGHGELVLVVDDEPAVRQITQQTLEAFGYRVVVAADGAEAVAIYARRSAEIAVVLTDMMMPVMDGPATIRVLRKMNSSVRIIAASGLDANAHGVGLGISHFLPKPYAADRLLTTLRQILADVV
- a CDS encoding DUF885 family protein, with amino-acid sequence MLSFRLRPAIVAVATAVATAVALTAVLVVPPPLLHAQAASRPASPLASSSRSYPQLLSLFTEWRTFEEPPRRDGNPDYAPATNARRLGALRALQAKLRAVDTTGWRVPEQVDWHLVRAEMNGMQYHLTVLQPFARDPAYYASVRTEESDTPAEEGPTIHGAVRLWQYPVWPRTVLDQSRALNADESRRLTAQLRTIAPLLRQARLNLAKGNAKDLWVGAVKTFEEQHEALGTLATRVNTSNPDDAVLKAAIASASSATESFTGWLRTEAPKKTGPSGIGTQQYTWFLKNVLLVPLTWEDEVTITRRELARAHASLRLEETRNAALPPMPVATSAAEFATLQADALPRYMQFFRDKGIVTVEPWMERALRERFQSYSPEATRNFFSQATHRDPRTLWTHLWHWWDNGRFREHPHASPIRRTPLLYNVWMSRAEGMATSMEEWMMQAGLYDQSPRSREIVWTMLAARAARGLGNLYAHANTLTMAEAADMHVRWTPRGWMRRDPLLGFEQHLYLRQPGYGASYVTGGRLMEETMAERARQLGDAFTMKRFFDEVNTVGMIPVSLVYWELTGDDRMVRELRSGSGPLPFR